In candidate division KSB1 bacterium, the genomic stretch AAGCCGACAATCACGCGATTGCCCTTCATCCCGGCGAGGGACTTCAGGATGTCCTCCGTCGCGATCAGCTTCAGCTCTGAAGCCGGGAGGCCTTTTTTAATCTTGTGTTGAGCCGTGGACTCAAACGTGTAGTCCGCGACCGCCGCGCTCATCAAGAGAATGTTCGAGTGCGGAAATTCCTGGCGCACGGCCAGCGTCATCTCCGCCGCGGTCGTGATGGTGCGGATGCGGACCCCGGTCGGCGGAATCACATCGGTGGGGCCGTGAATCAGCATCACATCCGCGCCGCGTTCGCGCGCTTCTTCGGCGAGCGCGAAGCCCATGCGACCCGAAGCGCGATTCGTCAACACGCGAACCGGATCCCACGACTCCTCGGTCCGCCCGGCCGTCACCAGCACACGCACGCCGCGAAGGTCCTGAGGCGCGGAGAGGACGTGCTTAATGTCACGATAAATGGACTCCGGTTCCGCCAGCCGGCCGATGCCATCTTCCTCGCCGGGACGCGCCATCGGTCCCTCTTCCGGCATGATGACACGATAGCCCCGTCGCTTCAACGTGGCGAGATTGTCCTGCGTCGCCGGGTTGGCCCACATCCGGGGGTTCATGGCCGGACAGATCACCCGCGGACGCTCGATCGTCAGCATCAATGTCGTCAACAGATCATCGCATAATCCCGCCGCCAGTTTAGCCATGCAGTTGGCCGTGGCGGGAACGATCATCGCGAGATCGCACCACGTCGCAATTTCCGTGTGCCACGGCGACTCCGTGCCGTGGGCCGGGAACATCTCGATGTACACGCTGCGCGCCGTGATCGCCTCGAACGTCAGCGGAGCAACAAACTTCTCCGCCTCACGGGTCATCACGACCTGCACCCGCGCGCCGTTCTTGACGAACAGCCGCGCGAGTTCCACGGCCTTGTACGCGGCGATACCGCCGGTGATCCCCAGCAGGATCTTGCGGCCGGCGAGGTCCTGACGATCGGGACGCGCGGCCGGGGGGGAATAGGGCGGGCGATTACCCTTCATAGTAGTATTCAATCCGACCCTGGTGCATTTCTTCCATCGCCAGCACGACGGGCTTCTCAAACTTCAAACCCGGCCGTTCGATCGGTTCCGGCGGCTCGGCGTCATCGGATT encodes the following:
- the coaBC gene encoding bifunctional phosphopantothenoylcysteine decarboxylase/phosphopantothenate--cysteine ligase CoaBC; the protein is MKGNRPPYSPPAARPDRQDLAGRKILLGITGGIAAYKAVELARLFVKNGARVQVVMTREAEKFVAPLTFEAITARSVYIEMFPAHGTESPWHTEIATWCDLAMIVPATANCMAKLAAGLCDDLLTTLMLTIERPRVICPAMNPRMWANPATQDNLATLKRRGYRVIMPEEGPMARPGEEDGIGRLAEPESIYRDIKHVLSAPQDLRGVRVLVTAGRTEESWDPVRVLTNRASGRMGFALAEEARERGADVMLIHGPTDVIPPTGVRIRTITTAAEMTLAVRQEFPHSNILLMSAAVADYTFESTAQHKIKKGLPASELKLIATEDILKSLAGMKGNRVIVGFALETENVLENALRKLREKHLDIVVANNPLEQGSGFAGETNQVLIIHRSGRVSELPLQSKREVSREILNAVISLYRHPEPEPELEPEIDTDLTAFDDEPDLIDSEDVEFDTADDPSVTLAPPQQQREDLDRHETRSSRRRKKKRRGDGPRPTPGQGQTGPTAQQAPPSAPKPAPVEATSAPKAEPAAGVANGSKTMAPKPLADSAPPTEKKGKTRRGGRRQRERQARIAARQISVPGQSELPMDPAPGARLPQSPPPVAAPAPVAQPALASEPAEQAKPKRARKPKVETAEKPAAKAKKAPAKKVAAKRPAKKKSEVEA